A window of Hevea brasiliensis isolate MT/VB/25A 57/8 chromosome 14, ASM3005281v1, whole genome shotgun sequence contains these coding sequences:
- the LOC110653619 gene encoding sucrose-phosphatase 1 isoform X3, giving the protein MDRFCGSASLMIVSDLDFTMVDHLDPDNLSLLRFNALWEAYYRQNSLLVFSSGRSPTIYKQLKNEKPLLTPDITIMSVGTEIMYGESMARDDDWEKYLNHRWNREIVTEETAKFPELTPQAETEQRPHKVSFFVEKIKALEVIGALTELLEKRGLDVKVIYSNVTALDILPKRAGKGQALAYLLKKFEANGKVPINTLVCGDSGNDAELFSIPEVYGVMVSNAQEELLQWHVENAKSNSNIIHATERCASGIIQAIGSFRLGPNVSPRDIKDFQKCRAEIFGPSHEVLKFYLFYERWRRAEVEKSIEYMKSLKLVLFPLGTFVHPSGVEQPVDHCIEAMTRLYGDKQGKQYQIWLDQVSSAQVGSDTWLVKFYKWELSGEERHCCLTRVLLSSKAAGNNQLIG; this is encoded by the exons ATGGATCGGTTTTGTGGTTCTGCATCTCTCATGATAGTATCAGATCTTGATTTTACAATG GTTGACCATCTTGATCCAGATAACCTCTCTCTTCTTAGATTCAATGCTCTATGGGAAGCCTATTACCGTCAAAATTCTCTGCTTGTGTTTTCTAGTGGCAGGTCACCTACAATTTATAAACAGTTAAAGAATGAGAAGCCCTTGTTGACCCCTGATATAACCATAATGTCTGTTGGAACTGAGATTATGTATGGTGAGTCAATGGCAAGAGATGACGACTGGGAAAAATACTTGAATCACAGGTGGAACAGGGAAATAGTCACAGAGGAAACAGCCAAGTTTCCTGAGCTTACTCCTCAG GCAGAAACAGAGCAAAGGCCTCACAAGGTAAGCTTTTTTGTGGAGAAGATTAAAGCCTTGGAAGTTATAGGGGCTCTCACAGAACTTTTAGAGAAACGTGGG CTGGATGTGAAAGTGATATACAGTAATGTGACGGCTTTGGATATATTACCAAAACGTGCTGGCAAAGGACAGGCTCTTGCATATTTGCTGAAAAAATTTGAAGCTAATGGAAAAGTGCCTATCAATACTCTTGTGTGTGGTGACTCTGGTAATGATGCTGAACTCTTCAGCATTCCTGAAGTATATGGTGTGATG GTTAGCAATGCCCAGGAAGAATTATTGCAGTGGCATGTGGAGAATGCAAAGAGTAATTCTAACATAATTCACGCAACAGAGAGATGTGCATCTGGGATCATACAAGCCATTGGAAGCTTTAGGCTTGGTCCAAATGTTTCTCCAAGAGACATTAAAGACTTCCAAAAGTGCAGAGCAGAAATTTTTGGTCCCAGTCATGAAGTTCTGAAGTTTTATTTGTTTTATGAAAGATGGCGACGTGCAGAAGTTGAGAAATCCATAGAATATATGAAAAGTTTAAAATTAGTACTT TTTCCATTGGGCACTTTTGTCCATCCCTCAGGAGTTGAGCAACCTGTTGACCATTGCATAGAAGCAATGACAAGGTTGTATGGGGATAAGCAAGGAAAGCAATATCAGATTTGGTTGGATCAGGTGTCTTCAGCGCAAGTTGGTTCAGACACATGGCTTGTGAAGTTCTATAAGTGGGAGTTATCAG GGGAGGAGAGGCATTGCTGTTTGACCAGAGTCTTGCTGAGCTCTAAG GCAGCTGGAAACAATCAATTGATTGGCTGA
- the LOC110653619 gene encoding sucrose-phosphatase 1 isoform X1 — protein MDRFCGSASLMIVSDLDFTMVDHLDPDNLSLLRFNALWEAYYRQNSLLVFSSGRSPTIYKQLKNEKPLLTPDITIMSVGTEIMYGESMARDDDWEKYLNHRWNREIVTEETAKFPELTPQAETEQRPHKVSFFVEKIKALEVIGALTELLEKRGLDVKVIYSNVTALDILPKRAGKGQALAYLLKKFEANGKVPINTLVCGDSGNDAELFSIPEVYGVMVSNAQEELLQWHVENAKSNSNIIHATERCASGIIQAIGSFRLGPNVSPRDIKDFQKCRAEIFGPSHEVLKFYLFYERWRRAEVEKSIEYMKSLKLVLFPLGTFVHPSGVEQPVDHCIEAMTRLYGDKQGKQYQIWLDQVSSAQVGSDTWLVKFYKWELSGEERHCCLTRVLLSSKSEVPDGFTWMHMHQTWLDGSAPKELTTWLF, from the exons ATGGATCGGTTTTGTGGTTCTGCATCTCTCATGATAGTATCAGATCTTGATTTTACAATG GTTGACCATCTTGATCCAGATAACCTCTCTCTTCTTAGATTCAATGCTCTATGGGAAGCCTATTACCGTCAAAATTCTCTGCTTGTGTTTTCTAGTGGCAGGTCACCTACAATTTATAAACAGTTAAAGAATGAGAAGCCCTTGTTGACCCCTGATATAACCATAATGTCTGTTGGAACTGAGATTATGTATGGTGAGTCAATGGCAAGAGATGACGACTGGGAAAAATACTTGAATCACAGGTGGAACAGGGAAATAGTCACAGAGGAAACAGCCAAGTTTCCTGAGCTTACTCCTCAG GCAGAAACAGAGCAAAGGCCTCACAAGGTAAGCTTTTTTGTGGAGAAGATTAAAGCCTTGGAAGTTATAGGGGCTCTCACAGAACTTTTAGAGAAACGTGGG CTGGATGTGAAAGTGATATACAGTAATGTGACGGCTTTGGATATATTACCAAAACGTGCTGGCAAAGGACAGGCTCTTGCATATTTGCTGAAAAAATTTGAAGCTAATGGAAAAGTGCCTATCAATACTCTTGTGTGTGGTGACTCTGGTAATGATGCTGAACTCTTCAGCATTCCTGAAGTATATGGTGTGATG GTTAGCAATGCCCAGGAAGAATTATTGCAGTGGCATGTGGAGAATGCAAAGAGTAATTCTAACATAATTCACGCAACAGAGAGATGTGCATCTGGGATCATACAAGCCATTGGAAGCTTTAGGCTTGGTCCAAATGTTTCTCCAAGAGACATTAAAGACTTCCAAAAGTGCAGAGCAGAAATTTTTGGTCCCAGTCATGAAGTTCTGAAGTTTTATTTGTTTTATGAAAGATGGCGACGTGCAGAAGTTGAGAAATCCATAGAATATATGAAAAGTTTAAAATTAGTACTT TTTCCATTGGGCACTTTTGTCCATCCCTCAGGAGTTGAGCAACCTGTTGACCATTGCATAGAAGCAATGACAAGGTTGTATGGGGATAAGCAAGGAAAGCAATATCAGATTTGGTTGGATCAGGTGTCTTCAGCGCAAGTTGGTTCAGACACATGGCTTGTGAAGTTCTATAAGTGGGAGTTATCAG GGGAGGAGAGGCATTGCTGTTTGACCAGAGTCTTGCTGAGCTCTAAG TCTGAGGTGCCAGATGGTTTCACATGGATGCACATGCATCAGACTTGGTTGGATGGTTCAGCACCGAAAGAGCTAACAACTTGGTTATTCTAG
- the LOC110653619 gene encoding sucrose-phosphatase 2 isoform X4: protein MSVGTEIMYGESMARDDDWEKYLNHRWNREIVTEETAKFPELTPQAETEQRPHKVSFFVEKIKALEVIGALTELLEKRGLDVKVIYSNVTALDILPKRAGKGQALAYLLKKFEANGKVPINTLVCGDSGNDAELFSIPEVYGVMVSNAQEELLQWHVENAKSNSNIIHATERCASGIIQAIGSFRLGPNVSPRDIKDFQKCRAEIFGPSHEVLKFYLFYERWRRAEVEKSIEYMKSLKLVLFPLGTFVHPSGVEQPVDHCIEAMTRLYGDKQGKQYQIWLDQVSSAQVGSDTWLVKFYKWELSGEERHCCLTRVLLSSKSEVPDGFTWMHMHQTWLDGSAPKELTTWLF, encoded by the exons ATGTCTGTTGGAACTGAGATTATGTATGGTGAGTCAATGGCAAGAGATGACGACTGGGAAAAATACTTGAATCACAGGTGGAACAGGGAAATAGTCACAGAGGAAACAGCCAAGTTTCCTGAGCTTACTCCTCAG GCAGAAACAGAGCAAAGGCCTCACAAGGTAAGCTTTTTTGTGGAGAAGATTAAAGCCTTGGAAGTTATAGGGGCTCTCACAGAACTTTTAGAGAAACGTGGG CTGGATGTGAAAGTGATATACAGTAATGTGACGGCTTTGGATATATTACCAAAACGTGCTGGCAAAGGACAGGCTCTTGCATATTTGCTGAAAAAATTTGAAGCTAATGGAAAAGTGCCTATCAATACTCTTGTGTGTGGTGACTCTGGTAATGATGCTGAACTCTTCAGCATTCCTGAAGTATATGGTGTGATG GTTAGCAATGCCCAGGAAGAATTATTGCAGTGGCATGTGGAGAATGCAAAGAGTAATTCTAACATAATTCACGCAACAGAGAGATGTGCATCTGGGATCATACAAGCCATTGGAAGCTTTAGGCTTGGTCCAAATGTTTCTCCAAGAGACATTAAAGACTTCCAAAAGTGCAGAGCAGAAATTTTTGGTCCCAGTCATGAAGTTCTGAAGTTTTATTTGTTTTATGAAAGATGGCGACGTGCAGAAGTTGAGAAATCCATAGAATATATGAAAAGTTTAAAATTAGTACTT TTTCCATTGGGCACTTTTGTCCATCCCTCAGGAGTTGAGCAACCTGTTGACCATTGCATAGAAGCAATGACAAGGTTGTATGGGGATAAGCAAGGAAAGCAATATCAGATTTGGTTGGATCAGGTGTCTTCAGCGCAAGTTGGTTCAGACACATGGCTTGTGAAGTTCTATAAGTGGGAGTTATCAG GGGAGGAGAGGCATTGCTGTTTGACCAGAGTCTTGCTGAGCTCTAAG TCTGAGGTGCCAGATGGTTTCACATGGATGCACATGCATCAGACTTGGTTGGATGGTTCAGCACCGAAAGAGCTAACAACTTGGTTATTCTAG
- the LOC110653619 gene encoding sucrose-phosphatase 1 isoform X2 → MDRFCGSASLMIVSDLDFTMVDHLDPDNLSLLRFNALWEAYYRQNSLLVFSSGRSPTIYKQLKNEKPLLTPDITIMSVGTEIMYGESMARDDDWEKYLNHRWNREIVTEETAKFPELTPQAETEQRPHKVSFFVEKIKALEVIGALTELLEKRGLDVKVIYSNVTALDILPKRAGKGQALAYLLKKFEANGKVPINTLVCGDSGNDAELFSIPEVYGVMVSNAQEELLQWHVENAKSNSNIIHATERCASGIIQAIGSFRLGPNVSPRDIKDFQKCRAEIFGPSHEVLKFYLFYERWRRAEVEKSIEYMKSLKLVLFPLGTFVHPSGVEQPVDHCIEAMTRLYGDKQGKQYQIWLDQVSSAQVGSDTWLVKFYKWELSGEERHCCLTRVLLSSKVSMLSIFNCHFPS, encoded by the exons ATGGATCGGTTTTGTGGTTCTGCATCTCTCATGATAGTATCAGATCTTGATTTTACAATG GTTGACCATCTTGATCCAGATAACCTCTCTCTTCTTAGATTCAATGCTCTATGGGAAGCCTATTACCGTCAAAATTCTCTGCTTGTGTTTTCTAGTGGCAGGTCACCTACAATTTATAAACAGTTAAAGAATGAGAAGCCCTTGTTGACCCCTGATATAACCATAATGTCTGTTGGAACTGAGATTATGTATGGTGAGTCAATGGCAAGAGATGACGACTGGGAAAAATACTTGAATCACAGGTGGAACAGGGAAATAGTCACAGAGGAAACAGCCAAGTTTCCTGAGCTTACTCCTCAG GCAGAAACAGAGCAAAGGCCTCACAAGGTAAGCTTTTTTGTGGAGAAGATTAAAGCCTTGGAAGTTATAGGGGCTCTCACAGAACTTTTAGAGAAACGTGGG CTGGATGTGAAAGTGATATACAGTAATGTGACGGCTTTGGATATATTACCAAAACGTGCTGGCAAAGGACAGGCTCTTGCATATTTGCTGAAAAAATTTGAAGCTAATGGAAAAGTGCCTATCAATACTCTTGTGTGTGGTGACTCTGGTAATGATGCTGAACTCTTCAGCATTCCTGAAGTATATGGTGTGATG GTTAGCAATGCCCAGGAAGAATTATTGCAGTGGCATGTGGAGAATGCAAAGAGTAATTCTAACATAATTCACGCAACAGAGAGATGTGCATCTGGGATCATACAAGCCATTGGAAGCTTTAGGCTTGGTCCAAATGTTTCTCCAAGAGACATTAAAGACTTCCAAAAGTGCAGAGCAGAAATTTTTGGTCCCAGTCATGAAGTTCTGAAGTTTTATTTGTTTTATGAAAGATGGCGACGTGCAGAAGTTGAGAAATCCATAGAATATATGAAAAGTTTAAAATTAGTACTT TTTCCATTGGGCACTTTTGTCCATCCCTCAGGAGTTGAGCAACCTGTTGACCATTGCATAGAAGCAATGACAAGGTTGTATGGGGATAAGCAAGGAAAGCAATATCAGATTTGGTTGGATCAGGTGTCTTCAGCGCAAGTTGGTTCAGACACATGGCTTGTGAAGTTCTATAAGTGGGAGTTATCAG GGGAGGAGAGGCATTGCTGTTTGACCAGAGTCTTGCTGAGCTCTAAGGTATCAATGCTTTCCATTTTCAACTGTCACTTCCCTTCTTGA